CCGGGCCGGTGAGCTCGTAGCCACTGTCGCGCAGGAAGGCATGATCCGCATTCCGGAACAGCCGTAACGCTGACGTAGGCCGCGTTCTGGCCGCGTTAACGCGCTTTGGAAGGAACCCGGTTAAAAAAGAACCCGCCCCGTTTGTACGGGGCGGGTTCTTTTGGTTCCGGCGGCTGCCGCCGGTGCCTGTCTGGCCGCTGTACTAGTCGCGGGTCAGACGGCGGTGGGTCACGCGGTGCGGCTTGGCTGCATCGGGGCCCAGACGCTCGATCTTGTTCTGCTCGTAGGCTTCGAAGTTACCCTCGAACCAGTACCAGTTCGCCGGGTTCTCCTCGGTGCCTTCATAGGCCAGGATGTGGGTGGACACGCGGTCCAGGAACCACCGGTCGTGCGAGACAACCACTGCACAGCCGGGGAATTCCAGCAGCGCGTTTTCGAGGCTGGAGAGGGTTTCCACGTCCAGGTCGTTAGTGGGCTCATCAAGCAGGAGAAGGTTTCCTCCCTGCTTCAGGGTCATGGCCAGGTTCAGGCGGTTCCGCTCACCACCGGAGAGCACACCGGCCTTCTTCTGCTGATCCGGGCCCTTGAAGCCGAACGCGGAGACGTAGGCACGGGAAGGCATTTCCACCTGGCCGACCTGGATCCAGTCATGGCCGTCGGAGACTACCTCCCACAGGCTCTTCTCGGGGTCGATGCCGCCGCGGGACTGGTCCACATAGGAAATCTTGACGGAATCACCGATCTTGAGCTCACCGCCGTCGAGCTCTTCAAGGCCAACGATGGTCTTGAACAGCGTGGACTTACCAACACCGTTGGGGCCGATCACGCCGACGATGCCGTTGCGCGGCAGCGAGAAGGACAGGCCGTCGATGAGCTTGCGGTCGCCGTAACCCTTTTCCAGGTTCTTGGCTTCCAGCACCAGCGAGCCCAGGCGCGGGCCCGGCGGAATCTGGATTTCTTCGAAGTCCAGTTTGCGGGTGCGGTCCGCTTCGGCAGCCATTTCCTCGTACCGGGCCAGACGGGCCTTGGACTTGGTCTGGCGTCCCTTGGCATTGGAACGGACCCAGTCCAGTTCCTCGGTGAGGCGCTTGGCCAGTTTCTGGTCCTTCTTGCCCTGGACTTCGAGGCGGGCGCGCTTCTTCTCCAGGTAGGTGGAGTAGTTGCCCTCGTACGGGTAGAGGTGTCCGCGGTCCACTTCGGCGATCCACTGGGCAACGTGGTCCAGGAAGTACCGGTCGTGGGTCACGGCCAGGACGGCGCCGTGGTAGGCGGAAAGGTGCTGCTCAAGCCACAGCACGCTCTCAGCGTCAAGGTGGTTAGTGGGCTCATCGAGAAGCAGCAGGTCCGGCTTCTGCAGCAGCAGCTTGCACAGTGCAACACGGCGGCGCTCACCACCGGAGAGCAGGGTGACATCGGCATCGGCCGGCGGGCACCGCAGCGCGTCCATGGCCTGTTCGAGCTGGGAGTCAATGTCCCAGGCGTCGGCAGCGTCAATGGCTTCCTGCAGCTTGCCCATTTCTTCAAGCAGACTGTCGAAGTCTGCGTCGGGCTCGGCCATTGCCTCGGAGATCTCGTTGAAGCGCTGGATCTTGGCATAAATCTCGCCAACGCCCTCCTGGACGTTGCCGAGTACGGTCTTTTCCTCATTCAGGGGTGGTTCCTGGAGCAGGATGCCCACGGTGTAGCCGGCGCTGAGCCGTGCTTCACCGTTGGAGGGGGTGTCCAGTCCGGCCATGATTTTGAGGATGGTGGACTTACCCGCACCGTTGGGACCCACCACGCCGATCTTGGCACCGGGGTAGAAGGACATGCTTACGTCGTCGAGGATAACTTTGTCGCCAACGGCCTTGCGGGCCTTGGTCATCGTGTAGATAAATTCCGCCATAGGTTCAAGGCTAGTGGGTCAGGCCGGAATAGTGCCATTTGGCCTTTGACGCATAACTATGGACAGCCGGTCGCCCAACAGGCTCATTTCCCGCAGGCAGCCCGGCGGCCCCTCCCGGACGAGGCTTAGCGCTGGTCGCCCACGAAGCAGTACCCGCTGTCCAGCACGGGCAGAACACTGACCGAGACTGCGCCTTGCCGCACCTCTCCGAAGAGACAGGAGCCATCCTCTGCCGCCGCTCCGCGAATGGAATCGACGGCCAGACCGGTAGGCGTAATGTCCAGCGACACTTCCACTGATTCACCGGGGAACCCGGCCTCCGTGAATGCCTTTCGGATCATGGCACGGTCCGGAGTGGGAGATTCGGCGGCGAGCGCTTCAAGTGCCTTCGTCAGGCTTTCCGGGGTCCGCTCTGCTGCCATTGGAAGCAGGGTTTTCGCGTCCGGCTGGACGGCTGCCCCCTGAATGGGAGTCACCGCCTGGGCAGCGGTGCTGTTTTGCAGGGATCCCGCAGGCGATGCCGGCACGGCAGCCGGAGCAAGCAGGCCTGCGGAGCCAATCAAAAGCAGAGAAAGAGTAACCCCGGAGAGCCTGCTGCTGCGGTGAACGCGAATCATTCGCCTATTGTGCCACGCCCCTGCACCCCACGCGCCGCTGCAGCTCCCGTTCAGCGCTTCGTTTTGGACAACGCTGCCTCCGACAATCCGCTCTCCGGCAACGCGTTGGGATCCTGTGGATTGTTCTCTGATCCGTCCCCTTCAATCCCGTCGGACGCAGTTCCGACCAGTTCACCCGTGTCCAGGTCCAGATCTGCGGGAAGGTCATCGGTACCGCCGTCCTCGCCGTCCTCGCCGGCAGAACCTTCACTTCCCTCAGCCCCGGCCCCGCCCACGGCCCGGTCCTGAACATTTCGGCGGTAATTGGCCGTACCCCACATGAGGTCATGTCCGACGCTCTCGGCGTCAATGTCTACGGAGGTTCCGCTCCTACCATCCTCAGAGACCCATTGCCGGACCTTCAGCCGGCCGGTGACGATGACCCGATCCCCTTTGTGAACGCTGAATGCAGCATTGGTGGCCAACTGGCGGAAGAGGGAAACGGAGAACCAGTTCGTTTGGCCGTCAGCCCAACTTCCGGTGTCCCTGTCATAGCGCCGTTCCGTGGTGCACATGCGGAACCCTGCAATCGCGAGTCCGCTGTCCGCAGTGGTGCTTCGAACGTCCGTGGCAACGTACCCCCGGAGTGTGATGGTGTCGCTCATGCTGTTCCCTGCCTGTCTGTGGATGGTCCGAATCCTTCGCTCGGGCAACCAGATCACCTGGGGTCGCTGCGAAGTCATGGCCGGCCGCTTCGGGCCCGCTCAGGCAAGTCTTCTTCGCACGATGCAACAACGGGCGGCAATCACCCCTTTTGTGGATGGGCCCCGCCAACGGGGGCTATGTGGAGGGAACACACCGGCACACAGCCAGGCCGGCCAAACCGCTTAAAGCACTGGTGCCGAAACGCTCACGGGATCTCCCGGAATGTACCGGAGATCCCGTGAGCCGTTTCGGCACCACGAAAACACATCACAGACTCAACTACTGACAGACAGCTGCAGAAGTTCTCAGCTGCAGAAACTGTGCCCCCGGCAGGATTCGAACCTGCGACCAAGAGATTAGAAGGCTCCTGCTCTATCCCCTGAGCTACGGAGGCGACCTGACGATAATACTACGCAGCGGCAGGGGCTCAGCCACGGGGTGGCCGGCCGGGTCCGGCAGGTCACGGGAGCCTGGAAAAAAACTTTGTAGAAATTTGCATCCAAACTCCCGGCCCCGGAAGTAGAGGAGATGTAAGCAACATAAAAACTCTTCGCTGCCGGCGGAGATGCGACCCCCAGGAGAGATCATGCGTAAGACCGTCACCGCCCTTGCAGCAGCCGCAGGTTTGACTGCCGCAGTTGGTTTTATGACCCCGGCCGCAGCAGCAGACACTGCTCAGCTCTCGGTCCTGCACGCGGTACCCGACACGACGGTGGATGTGTATGTGAACGGTGCACTGACCCTCGACGACTTCACCCCGGGCACCCTTGCCGGACCGCTTGACCTGCCCGGCGGCAGCTACGACCTGGCCATCACCGCCCCCGACGCCGCCGATGCTTCGGCACCGATTATCGGTCCGGTGACGGTGGAAATGGCTGCGGGCGGTAACTACACCGCCGTGGCCAACCTTGATGCAACCGGTAAGCCGACGGCAAACTTCTACACTAACGACCTCTCCATGGTCGAGCCGGGTAAGGCGGACCTGACCGTGCGCCACGATGCAGCAGCACCTGCCGTGGATGTGCTGGCCAACGGAACGCCGGTGATCACCGGGTTGGAAAACCCAAATGAGAAGTCCCTGACCGTTGATGCCGGAACCATCTCCGCATCCGTGGCTGCAGCAGGAACCACCGATCCCGTTATCGGCCCGGCAGATCTGACGCTGGCCGAAGGCACCCACACCTTCGTGTACGCATGGGGTTCGCTGGAGGACGGCAACCTTGCTCTGGCCACCCAGACAATCCACGGCATGGAATCTGCCCCGAACGCAGTTCCCGGGGCGCTGGCCTCCTCCGATGAGGGCAACGGCGGCGCTCTGGCCGCAGGTGCCGGCGTCGCAATGATGCTCCTGGTGGGCGCAGCAGCAGTGGCACGCCGCAAGCACTCCGCATCAGCAGCCCGCAGCTAGCTGTTCCGTCCATCCCCCCGTGCCGCAAGGCACGCCGGGTGGGCGGCGGCTGAGATCCGCAGCCGGCGGCCGGACCAATCTCCGGCCGCCGGCGTCCGCCTTCACTGGCCTTTCCCCGACTACATATCGTTTACACCTTCTGGATTGGAAGTTCTTCCTATGCCCCGCACCGCCGCCGGCCGCAAATTTTGGGCCAGTGCCGCTCTCCTTGCCGCGCTGGCCGCAGGAACCTCTGCCTGCGGAAGCCCGGCAGAGCAGCCGGCGGAGAATTCCCCGGCGGCTGTCAGCTCTCCTTCAACGTCCGCTGCAGCCCAGCCTGCCAGCCCCGCCCCGCCGGTTCCTGCGCCGTCAAGCATCCCCATCCGTCCGGCAACTCCGGAACCCAGCGTCAGCATCCCGGCGCCGGTGCGGGTCGAGGTCGAGGGAACCGGGATCAGCCTGGAAGTGATTCCCGTGGGCGTAGAGGACAACGGCGCCATGACTCTTCCCGACAACCACTATCAGGCCGGCTGGTATCAGTATGGTCCCGCACCGGGAGCAGATGCGGGTTCCAGCGTGCTCGCAGCGCACGTGGACTCCCGCACCGAGCAGCTGCCGATCGCCGGACTCAAGAACGTTGCCCCCGGCACCATCGTCACTGTTACCCGCGAGGACGGTTCCGTGCAGCGGTACGCCACCGAGAAGGTGGAAAACATCGCCAAGCGAAGCCTGGACGGTCACCGGCTGTTCGACCGCACCGGAGAACCCCGGTTGAAACTAGTCACCTGCGGCGGCAAATGGCTCGAAGCGGAGGACGACTACGAAGATAACGTGGTCTTGACCGCGGCACCGGTATCATAGGGAAAACTGCCGATCCTCGGGGCGGGCCGGACGGCCGCACCGCAGAGGACCGGCTTCCCGAGATCAGGAGTCCGCACCCGATGCCACTTGGTTCCCCGGAGGAGGACGCAGGCCTCGACCAAGCCTTCGCTTCCGGCAATCAGAGCGCGCTCGCTGAAGCCTACCGGCGGTTTGCACCCCTGATCCGTTCGCTGGCCCTGCGGCGCCTCTCCGATTCCGCAGCAGCGGATGATGTGGTGCAGGAAGTTTTCATCAGGGCCTGGAAGTACCGGGACAGCTACTCCCCACAGCGGTCAAGCCTTGTGGCCTGGCTGGTTGGCATTACCCGCAACGTTGCGGCCGGCATGGGCACCTCGCGGGCACGCGAAGAGAACCTGCGGGAACTGGCTGCCGCCCAGCACCGGGAGGAGGACGACGACGGAACCGGAAACCCCGACCGTGTTGCCGACAAGGTGGTCATCGAAGCGGAACTGGACCGGCTGGGAGAGCCGCAGGGTTCCATCCTCCGGCTGGCTTTCCATGCGGACCTGACCCACCAGCAGATCGCCGACCGGCTCGAAATGCCGCTGGGAACCGTTAAGAGTCATATACGCCGAAGTCTCGTCCAGTTGAGGCAAAGATTGGAGGTCAGTGATGCAGCACCTGCACGATGACGCGCTCACCCTCCTGGCTCTGGGTGAAGAAGCCACTGACGAGGAGCGTGCCCATCTTGAGGCCTGTCCGCGCTGCAGCGCGGATCTGGGTTCTTTCCGCCGTGTGGTGTCCGCCGCCCGCCTGGCCGGCACGGCAAACGAGGACGACGACGCATCAACCGCCGGAGCAACGGACGGAACCGGACAGCTCTTCACCCTGCAGGCACCGGACTCCGCGGTGTGGGAGAGCATTCACCGCGAACTGAATCTGGATGAAGAGCTGAGGCCGGACCCGCTGTCAGCTCCCGCCTCATCACAGCCTTCGCCAGTGGCCTCTCTTGACGCAGCCCGCCGCCGGCGCCGGCGCACCGGGCCGTGGCTGGCAGCCGCGGCAGCCGCCGTCGTCGTGGCGGCCGCAGGAACCTGGGGTGCGCTGGGAGCGCTAGATTCCAATCCGGAACCCGTTGCTATCGCCTCGGTGGAGCTGTCCCCGCTGGCCTCGTACTCGGACACGGGCCGCGCCGTCGTGGACGAGCTTCCGGACGGCAAGCGGGAACTTGTGGTGACCTCCAGCAGCGATGCAGCCCAGGGCTACCGGGAGGTGTGGCTGCTCGCCCCGGACGCGACGTCGATGGTGAGCCTTGGAACCATGGAAGGCACCGAAGGACACTTTGTGCTGCCGCAGGATCTTGACCTCAGCAAGTATCCCGTCGTGGACATTTCAGACGAGCCGTATGACGGCGATCCTGCGCACTCCGGTGATTCCATTCTGCGCGGGCAACTGGATCTTTAGTGGACGCAGGAACCGCCGGCTCCATCATCAGCACGTGGTTTTCGAAGGTCGCGGACGGCTTTTCCCGCGGAGATCCGCTGGAGCTCCCGCTGCCTGTCCTGCTGCTCATTGCTGCTGCGGCGGCCCTGCTGACCGTGCCCCGGCCGGTGTGGCGGTGGTTCGGTCTTTTCGTCACGTTTGTCCATGAACTGGGGCATGCCTTTGCCGCCCTGATGACCGGACAACTGGTTAAGGGCATCCAGCTCCGGTTTGACCACTCAGGCCAAATGCGCAGCATGGGCCGCAGCCGCTTCGCCGCGGCCTGGACCGGGTTCTGGGGTTATCCCGTACCCGCCGTCGTGGGTGCACTGCTGGTCTGGGCGGCCTTTAACGGCTGGGCCGGATTTGCCCTGTCCGCCGGTGCGCTGGTCCTGCTGGCGGGCCTGCTGTTCATCCGCAATGCCCAGGGTCTGCTCATTGCCCTGGGCTGCACCACGGTTTCAGTGCTGCTGGTGTGGTTTGCCTCGCCCAATGCCGTCTCATACGTCACCCTGGGCACGGGCCTCGCCCTGCTGGCCGGTGCGGTGCGCGACTGGTTCAACGTGCTCAGCGTCCACACCCGGCGACGCCGTTCCCTGCAGAGCTCGGACGCCTTCATCCTGTACCAGCGCACAGGCGTCCCGTCCGCGATCTGGCTTGCTGCCTTCGCCGCGGTCATCGCGGTGTCGGTGGTTGCTGCCCTGTGGTGGTTCCGCCCGGCGACCGGCTAAACGTCTTCGGGGAGCGTAATGCGCAGTTCCAGCCGGTGCTGGCCGTCGGGTTCCTGCGTGAAAATGGCTTTTCCGGCGATTCCGGCCAGCCCGTCAGTCCCGGAGCCGGGAACGATATGTCCGGAGCTGGCCGTGGCTGTACCCTCAGCAACGCCCCAGTGCTGGATCACCATGGTGCCTTCACGTCCGGCGATCGTGCCGGCGAAAACCTCGGAACAAACGTAACCGGCCCCCACGGCGTTTCCGGCCATAAGGAGGTCGGCAACACTGGTCCCCACAATGTCCCCCTCGAAGATCTTTACCGCGCGGACCGTCGAGAGTTCGCTGTTGGTTCCTTCCACCTGATAGGGCGTGGGCTCCCACTGCGAGACATCAAAATCGGCCGTTATTACCTGTTCTGTTCCGTCGGTCATGCGTCCAGTATCCCGTGTCCGGCAATGGATTGCATGCCGCGGCGCGGCCGCCGGTACCCTTATCGCTGTGCCTGATCCCGGCACGGCACCTGCATCACCTAAGGAGAATCACCCGGAATGCCGCAGAAAAAGACCTCTCTGCAGGAGCGCTTTATGCGCCGGAAATCGTTATGGATTTGCTTCACTATTGTCCACCTGGTCTTTTTTGCCGCATTGTCCTCCCTGATCTTCTCCGGCGGCGTCCTCAGCGACATCAATCTCTACCGGCTGTGGGCCTTTGAAGGCATCAATGAAGGGACCTGGCAGGGCATCAGCACGGACTGGGTGTATCCGATCGGGGCGCTCCTGCCGATGCTTGTCTCCGCTGTTTTCGGCTGGGGAGCGTATCAGCTGGTCTGGTTCGCCATCTTCACGGCTCTGAACGCCGCAGCCGTGGCCGTCATCAGCAAGCCGGGAACCCCGTCCCGATACGCGGCCTCCTACTGGTGGCTGGTGGTTACCGGGCTGCTGGGGCCGGTGGCGGTGGGCCGGGTGGACGGTCTCACGGCCCCCCTGGTGATTATGGGCCTGCTGCTCCTGGCGAGCCGCCCCGTAGTTGCCTCGTCGCTGCTTGCCGTGGCGACCTGGATGAAGGTCTGGCCCGCTGCCGTGATCCTCGCGGTGCTGGTCGCCTCGCGCCGGCGCCTGACAGTGGTGGCCACCGGGGCGGCGGTGTCCGCCGTGATGGCCGGGATTGTCATCGCCGGCGGCGGCATCCGTCACCTGCTGTCCTTTGTGGGCGCCCAGGGTGCACGCGGCATGCAGATGGAGGCGCCCTTCACCACTCCGGGCCTCTGGCAGGCCATCCTCGGCGGCGATTCCGGTGCCTACATCTTCGAGGACAAGATCATCAACACCCGCGAAGTGCGCGGTGCCCTCGGCGAGCCGGTGGCCGCACTGATGACGCCGCTGCTCGCGGCGGCGGCCCTCGCCGTCGTCGTTCTGCTGATCTGGGCACTGCGGCGGGGCGCCGATGCCGGCCAGCTGCTCATTGCCGGTTCACTGGCCCTGGTGGCGGCGTTCATTGTGTTCAACAAAGTGGGTTCGCCCCAGTTCATGCTGTGGCTGGGCGCCGTGGTGGCCGTTGGTGTGGCCTGGGAGGGCCGGAGCTGGCGGGTCCCGGCGGTCCTCATGCTGGCCATCGCTTCCCTGACCACCCTGGTGTATCCGATGTTCTACGCCGCGCTCTACAACGATCTGAACATCGGGGTTGCCCTGCTGCTGACCATCCGCAACATTGCGCTGCTGGTGCTCTTCGGCTGGTCGCTGGTCCGGATTGTCCGGTTGACGAAGGCGGGCAGCAGCCGTCCGCTCAGCGCACCCGAAGTTCGCCCGGAGACGGCTCCGTAAGTTTCTTCCGGAACAGGACCTTGGTCTTGGGATCCAGGAAGATCAGGTAGAGCGCGAAGCCCAGTGCTATGACGGCAGCAATCTGGCGGGCGGCGCTGAGGCTGAAGTCGAAATA
This genomic interval from Arthrobacter sunyaminii contains the following:
- a CDS encoding glycosyltransferase family 87 protein, coding for MPQKKTSLQERFMRRKSLWICFTIVHLVFFAALSSLIFSGGVLSDINLYRLWAFEGINEGTWQGISTDWVYPIGALLPMLVSAVFGWGAYQLVWFAIFTALNAAAVAVISKPGTPSRYAASYWWLVVTGLLGPVAVGRVDGLTAPLVIMGLLLLASRPVVASSLLAVATWMKVWPAAVILAVLVASRRRLTVVATGAAVSAVMAGIVIAGGGIRHLLSFVGAQGARGMQMEAPFTTPGLWQAILGGDSGAYIFEDKIINTREVRGALGEPVAALMTPLLAAAALAVVVLLIWALRRGADAGQLLIAGSLALVAAFIVFNKVGSPQFMLWLGAVVAVGVAWEGRSWRVPAVLMLAIASLTTLVYPMFYAALYNDLNIGVALLLTIRNIALLVLFGWSLVRIVRLTKAGSSRPLSAPEVRPETAP
- a CDS encoding DUF6993 domain-containing protein, which encodes MIRVHRSSRLSGVTLSLLLIGSAGLLAPAAVPASPAGSLQNSTAAQAVTPIQGAAVQPDAKTLLPMAAERTPESLTKALEALAAESPTPDRAMIRKAFTEAGFPGESVEVSLDITPTGLAVDSIRGAAAEDGSCLFGEVRQGAVSVSVLPVLDSGYCFVGDQR
- a CDS encoding DUF3224 domain-containing protein — its product is MTDGTEQVITADFDVSQWEPTPYQVEGTNSELSTVRAVKIFEGDIVGTSVADLLMAGNAVGAGYVCSEVFAGTIAGREGTMVIQHWGVAEGTATASSGHIVPGSGTDGLAGIAGKAIFTQEPDGQHRLELRITLPEDV
- a CDS encoding single-stranded DNA-binding protein, translated to MSDTITLRGYVATDVRSTTADSGLAIAGFRMCTTERRYDRDTGSWADGQTNWFSVSLFRQLATNAAFSVHKGDRVIVTGRLKVRQWVSEDGRSGTSVDIDAESVGHDLMWGTANYRRNVQDRAVGGAGAEGSEGSAGEDGEDGGTDDLPADLDLDTGELVGTASDGIEGDGSENNPQDPNALPESGLSEAALSKTKR
- a CDS encoding anti-sigma factor encodes the protein MQHLHDDALTLLALGEEATDEERAHLEACPRCSADLGSFRRVVSAARLAGTANEDDDASTAGATDGTGQLFTLQAPDSAVWESIHRELNLDEELRPDPLSAPASSQPSPVASLDAARRRRRRTGPWLAAAAAAVVVAAAGTWGALGALDSNPEPVAIASVELSPLASYSDTGRAVVDELPDGKRELVVTSSSDAAQGYREVWLLAPDATSMVSLGTMEGTEGHFVLPQDLDLSKYPVVDISDEPYDGDPAHSGDSILRGQLDL
- a CDS encoding class F sortase, translated to MPRTAAGRKFWASAALLAALAAGTSACGSPAEQPAENSPAAVSSPSTSAAAQPASPAPPVPAPSSIPIRPATPEPSVSIPAPVRVEVEGTGISLEVIPVGVEDNGAMTLPDNHYQAGWYQYGPAPGADAGSSVLAAHVDSRTEQLPIAGLKNVAPGTIVTVTREDGSVQRYATEKVENIAKRSLDGHRLFDRTGEPRLKLVTCGGKWLEAEDDYEDNVVLTAAPVS
- a CDS encoding M50 family metallopeptidase, which gives rise to MDAGTAGSIISTWFSKVADGFSRGDPLELPLPVLLLIAAAAALLTVPRPVWRWFGLFVTFVHELGHAFAALMTGQLVKGIQLRFDHSGQMRSMGRSRFAAAWTGFWGYPVPAVVGALLVWAAFNGWAGFALSAGALVLLAGLLFIRNAQGLLIALGCTTVSVLLVWFASPNAVSYVTLGTGLALLAGAVRDWFNVLSVHTRRRRSLQSSDAFILYQRTGVPSAIWLAAFAAVIAVSVVAALWWFRPATG
- a CDS encoding RNA polymerase sigma factor, whose product is MPLGSPEEDAGLDQAFASGNQSALAEAYRRFAPLIRSLALRRLSDSAAADDVVQEVFIRAWKYRDSYSPQRSSLVAWLVGITRNVAAGMGTSRAREENLRELAAAQHREEDDDGTGNPDRVADKVVIEAELDRLGEPQGSILRLAFHADLTHQQIADRLEMPLGTVKSHIRRSLVQLRQRLEVSDAAPAR
- a CDS encoding DUF4397 domain-containing protein, with protein sequence MRKTVTALAAAAGLTAAVGFMTPAAAADTAQLSVLHAVPDTTVDVYVNGALTLDDFTPGTLAGPLDLPGGSYDLAITAPDAADASAPIIGPVTVEMAAGGNYTAVANLDATGKPTANFYTNDLSMVEPGKADLTVRHDAAAPAVDVLANGTPVITGLENPNEKSLTVDAGTISASVAAAGTTDPVIGPADLTLAEGTHTFVYAWGSLEDGNLALATQTIHGMESAPNAVPGALASSDEGNGGALAAGAGVAMMLLVGAAAVARRKHSASAARS
- the ettA gene encoding energy-dependent translational throttle protein EttA, whose protein sequence is MAEFIYTMTKARKAVGDKVILDDVSMSFYPGAKIGVVGPNGAGKSTILKIMAGLDTPSNGEARLSAGYTVGILLQEPPLNEEKTVLGNVQEGVGEIYAKIQRFNEISEAMAEPDADFDSLLEEMGKLQEAIDAADAWDIDSQLEQAMDALRCPPADADVTLLSGGERRRVALCKLLLQKPDLLLLDEPTNHLDAESVLWLEQHLSAYHGAVLAVTHDRYFLDHVAQWIAEVDRGHLYPYEGNYSTYLEKKRARLEVQGKKDQKLAKRLTEELDWVRSNAKGRQTKSKARLARYEEMAAEADRTRKLDFEEIQIPPGPRLGSLVLEAKNLEKGYGDRKLIDGLSFSLPRNGIVGVIGPNGVGKSTLFKTIVGLEELDGGELKIGDSVKISYVDQSRGGIDPEKSLWEVVSDGHDWIQVGQVEMPSRAYVSAFGFKGPDQQKKAGVLSGGERNRLNLAMTLKQGGNLLLLDEPTNDLDVETLSSLENALLEFPGCAVVVSHDRWFLDRVSTHILAYEGTEENPANWYWFEGNFEAYEQNKIERLGPDAAKPHRVTHRRLTRD